One window from the genome of Spirosoma rhododendri encodes:
- a CDS encoding NAD(P)H-binding protein: MHTPPKTLVLGATGGIGYAITNSLLARQWPVTILVRNRAKATALFATNQLLTIVEGDAQDAARVDALAADVDFIVHAINYPYHQWFGRMESVTRHVIEAAKPRPERTLPGPATIVFPGNVYNFGNTHQPIRPDSQPAPCTRKGQLRVELEAMLQQAADAGQCRVLTVRLPDFWGPNVLNEGIAPVLRGALTGQPMPWLVNADIPHQFVYTPDAGEVTARLMEQHWHDRLTSANEVPAYRVWNYGGTTHTSMRDWFGQMMQQTGKVSSVRVYPRWLFSVLGLFNPVMREVKEMLYLYENTIRLDDRDTLAALPDFRPTPMNQALRDTLRWFSETQLKN, encoded by the coding sequence ATGCACACGCCCCCTAAAACACTGGTGCTGGGCGCAACCGGCGGTATCGGTTACGCGATTACGAATAGCCTCCTTGCCCGGCAGTGGCCAGTAACGATACTGGTCCGCAACCGAGCCAAAGCAACGGCACTGTTTGCCACCAACCAACTGCTCACTATCGTCGAAGGCGACGCGCAGGATGCCGCCAGGGTCGATGCACTGGCGGCCGATGTCGACTTCATCGTTCATGCCATCAACTACCCGTATCATCAGTGGTTTGGCCGGATGGAGTCGGTGACGCGCCACGTCATCGAAGCCGCGAAGCCCCGCCCCGAACGAACCCTGCCCGGACCGGCAACGATTGTATTTCCCGGCAACGTCTACAACTTCGGCAATACCCACCAGCCCATCCGCCCCGATAGTCAGCCAGCGCCCTGCACCCGGAAGGGGCAACTACGGGTCGAGCTGGAGGCCATGTTACAGCAAGCCGCCGACGCCGGGCAGTGCCGCGTGCTGACGGTTCGCCTGCCCGATTTCTGGGGGCCGAACGTACTGAACGAAGGCATTGCCCCGGTGCTGCGGGGCGCACTAACGGGTCAGCCGATGCCCTGGCTCGTAAACGCCGACATTCCGCATCAGTTCGTCTACACACCCGACGCAGGCGAGGTAACGGCCCGGCTAATGGAACAGCACTGGCACGACCGCCTGACATCGGCAAACGAAGTACCGGCGTATCGCGTCTGGAATTACGGTGGCACTACGCACACGTCGATGCGCGACTGGTTTGGGCAGATGATGCAGCAGACCGGGAAAGTTTCGTCCGTCCGGGTCTATCCGCGCTGGCTTTTCTCGGTACTGGGTCTGTTTAATCCGGTTATGCGGGAAGTGAAAGAGATGCTGTACCTCTACGAAAATACAATTCGGCTCGACGACCGCGACACGCTGGCGGCCCTACCCGACTTCCGCCCGACGCCGATGAATCAGGCCCTGCGCGATACGCTGCGCTGGTTCTCCGAAACGCAATTGAAAAACTAA
- a CDS encoding acyltransferase, whose translation MNELKRLYALCRKSDSVFLTVLMRYLGYRLSGKMIFAHQQAIIKHADHISTNGPLKVGLDYAGFVHRNDVTYLNIDGRLDCKGTASIGRGCRMAVGAQGRIELGQRTFINALTTFVIMHTLRIGDDCNISWECQFLDDDFHEIYYEGRKAQPSPDITLGRRVWVGSRVSIYKGTTIADGCVIAANSVVRGTFDEPNTLIAGNPARVVKRNVSW comes from the coding sequence ATGAATGAGTTGAAGCGGCTGTACGCGCTGTGCCGGAAGTCAGATTCTGTTTTTCTAACCGTGCTGATGCGCTACCTCGGCTACCGGCTATCGGGCAAGATGATCTTCGCGCACCAGCAGGCCATTATCAAACACGCCGACCATATCTCAACCAACGGACCGCTGAAAGTTGGTCTCGACTATGCTGGGTTCGTCCATCGCAACGACGTAACGTATTTGAACATCGATGGCCGGCTCGACTGTAAGGGTACCGCGTCGATCGGGCGGGGGTGCCGGATGGCAGTTGGTGCGCAGGGGCGTATCGAGCTGGGGCAGCGCACGTTTATCAACGCACTGACCACGTTCGTTATCATGCACACACTACGCATCGGCGACGACTGCAACATCTCGTGGGAATGCCAGTTTCTCGACGACGATTTTCACGAGATTTATTACGAAGGCCGCAAGGCGCAACCCTCGCCCGATATTACCCTGGGCCGGCGGGTATGGGTCGGGTCGCGGGTGTCGATCTACAAGGGCACGACCATCGCTGACGGCTGTGTGATAGCCGCCAACTCGGTCGTCAGAGGAACATTCGACGAACCAAACACGCTGATTGCCGGGAACCCGGCCCGCGTGGTGAAGCGAAACGTAAGCTGGTAA